The genomic stretch GGACCTCCGACGCGGTCACCAGCCTGCTGCCGTACTCTCTGGCGTCGTCGAAGTCCTCTTTCCTGCTGCTTCCGACACCTCTCAGTCCTATCTGGGTCATGGGGCCTATGTGGTCCATCTCGGACATACGTCTCATAGGGCTGCCGTTGCCGAATCTCTGACCTCCGGGAGCCATGGACCAATCCAGGTGGGCGTCCAGCTGTATCACCCCTACGGTGCCGCCCAACTCGCTAAGGGCTCGACCGACCGGTATCGATATGGAATGGTCGCCTCCGAGCACCACAGGGGTGGCCTTCCTGCGGAGGATCCTCCTGACCGAGTCCTCCACGTTGGCGAGGGAGTTCTCCATGTCGCCCTGGACCATGTCGGCGTCGCCGCAGTCCACTATCTTCCAGGGATCGCCCAGGAAGACCTCGTCCAGCTCGGGATCGTAGAACCCTCTGGAACCCCTGGCGTACTGGGTCGAGGCCTCCCTTATCCTTCTCGGGCCCAGCCTGGTGCCGCTGAGAAAACCGACGCCAAGGTCGTAAGGCACGCCGAGCACCGCCATATCCGCCTCGATCCCATCCGCATCCCCGCAGATGGGATATTTGCCGAAAGAACATATACCTGTTATGGGCATATCCACTCTTTCCATCCGAACCACCCTTTCAGTATCGTCAGATCAACGCTTCCCGTACTCCGTAGGTCCTTCGGGC from Dethiosulfovibrio russensis encodes the following:
- a CDS encoding agmatinase; protein product: MERVDMPITGICSFGKYPICGDADGIEADMAVLGVPYDLGVGFLSGTRLGPRRIREASTQYARGSRGFYDPELDEVFLGDPWKIVDCGDADMVQGDMENSLANVEDSVRRILRRKATPVVLGGDHSISIPVGRALSELGGTVGVIQLDAHLDWSMAPGGQRFGNGSPMRRMSEMDHIGPMTQIGLRGVGSSRKEDFDDAREYGSRLVTASEVRRIGPEAVVEAIPEADRYYVTVDIDVFDISLVTGTGSPMPAGLYYQEVAAILRGIAGRFDVACLDLVEVAPQYDPSGATCRIAAMTLLEFMGHILKRQEAKI